The following proteins are encoded in a genomic region of Paraburkholderia sp. BL23I1N1:
- the glyS gene encoding glycine--tRNA ligase subunit beta encodes MTQPHQATLLVELLTEELPPKALARLGDAFAEGIAQRLAARDLVEGELSFERYATPRRLAVTIRNVRSVAPEKHVREKVLPVSVALDKDGQPTAPLAKKLAALGFPDFSVNDLERAQDGKAEAFFLRYAAPGAALAEGLQTTLDETLAKLPIPKVMTYQRPDGTNVQFVRPVHRLTTLHGEQVVPVTALGVDADDTTLGHRFLSEGFVQIQHADAYAETLMHKGRVIANFADRKETIRTHLLAQADGDQVVMPESLLDEVNSLVEWPVVYACRFEDEFLQVPQECLILTMQTNQKYFALTDANGKLRSRFLIVSNIETKTPGDIVEGNERVVRPRLADAKFFFEQDKKKPLADRVPLLANVVYHNKLGSALQRVERVEGLAGGIASLIGADVALAKRAARLAKADLITDMVGEFPELQGTMGTYYARHDGEPEEVALACSEHYQPRFSGDALPATTTGTVVALADKLETLVGIWGIGLQPTGEKDPFALRRHALGVLRILVEKQMPVDLVELLRTAYAQFAAVPGVADSTQAIYEFSMDRLRGLLRERGYAPGEIDAVLALNPTRLDDIVARLDAVREFAALPEAASLAAANKRISNILKKSEGAANGGVQATLLTEAAEQALHAQLEQVAPRVQSQLAVRDYTGALTALAALREPVDTFFNDVMVNAEDPALRANRLALLGALHQQMNCVADISRLAA; translated from the coding sequence ATGACTCAACCCCATCAAGCTACCCTGCTCGTCGAGCTGCTGACCGAAGAACTGCCGCCGAAAGCGCTCGCGCGTCTGGGCGACGCGTTCGCCGAAGGCATTGCGCAGCGCCTCGCGGCGCGCGATCTGGTCGAAGGCGAACTGTCGTTCGAACGTTATGCCACGCCGCGCCGCCTCGCCGTCACGATCAGGAACGTGCGTTCGGTCGCGCCGGAAAAACACGTGCGCGAAAAAGTGCTGCCGGTTTCGGTCGCGCTCGATAAAGACGGCCAGCCCACCGCGCCGCTCGCCAAGAAACTGGCCGCGCTCGGCTTCCCCGATTTCTCGGTGAACGACCTGGAACGCGCGCAGGACGGTAAGGCCGAAGCCTTCTTCCTGCGCTATGCCGCGCCGGGCGCCGCGCTCGCCGAAGGCCTGCAAACCACGCTCGACGAAACGCTCGCCAAGCTGCCGATCCCGAAGGTCATGACGTATCAACGCCCGGACGGCACCAATGTGCAGTTCGTGCGGCCGGTGCATCGCCTGACCACGTTGCACGGCGAACAGGTCGTGCCGGTCACGGCGCTCGGCGTCGATGCCGACGACACCACGCTCGGCCATCGCTTCCTGTCCGAAGGCTTCGTGCAGATCCAGCACGCGGATGCCTATGCCGAGACGCTGATGCACAAGGGCCGTGTGATCGCGAATTTCGCCGACCGCAAAGAAACCATCCGCACGCATCTGCTCGCGCAAGCCGACGGCGATCAGGTCGTGATGCCGGAATCGCTGCTGGACGAAGTGAATTCGCTGGTCGAATGGCCGGTGGTCTACGCCTGCCGTTTCGAGGACGAATTCCTGCAAGTACCGCAGGAATGCCTGATCCTGACGATGCAGACGAACCAGAAATACTTCGCGTTGACGGATGCGAACGGCAAGCTGCGCTCGCGCTTCCTGATCGTGTCGAATATCGAAACCAAAACGCCGGGCGATATTGTTGAAGGTAATGAACGCGTGGTGCGTCCGCGCCTGGCTGATGCCAAGTTCTTCTTCGAGCAGGACAAGAAGAAGCCGCTCGCCGACCGCGTGCCGCTGCTCGCCAACGTCGTGTATCACAACAAGCTGGGTTCGGCGCTGCAACGCGTCGAGCGCGTCGAAGGGCTGGCGGGTGGAATTGCCTCGCTGATCGGCGCAGATGTCGCCTTGGCCAAGCGCGCCGCGCGCCTCGCCAAGGCTGACCTGATCACCGACATGGTCGGCGAATTCCCCGAGCTGCAAGGCACGATGGGCACGTATTACGCGCGCCACGACGGCGAGCCGGAAGAAGTTGCGCTGGCGTGCTCGGAACACTATCAGCCGCGTTTCTCCGGCGATGCATTGCCGGCCACGACAACCGGCACGGTCGTCGCGCTCGCCGACAAGCTCGAAACGCTGGTCGGCATCTGGGGCATCGGCCTGCAACCGACCGGCGAGAAAGACCCGTTCGCGCTGCGCCGTCATGCGCTCGGCGTGCTGCGGATTCTGGTCGAGAAGCAAATGCCGGTCGACCTGGTCGAACTGCTTCGCACTGCCTACGCGCAATTCGCCGCCGTGCCGGGCGTGGCTGATTCGACTCAGGCGATCTACGAATTCAGCATGGACCGTCTGCGCGGTTTGCTGCGTGAGCGCGGCTACGCGCCGGGCGAAATCGACGCGGTGCTGGCACTGAACCCGACGCGCCTCGACGACATCGTCGCGCGCCTGGATGCCGTGCGCGAGTTCGCGGCGCTGCCGGAAGCGGCCTCGCTCGCGGCGGCCAACAAGCGCATCTCGAACATTCTGAAGAAGTCGGAAGGCGCGGCGAACGGCGGCGTGCAGGCTACGCTGCTGACCGAAGCGGCGGAACAAGCCTTGCATGCGCAACTGGAACAGGTAGCACCGCGCGTGCAATCGCAACTCGCCGTGCGCGACTACACGGGCGCACTGACCGCGCTCGCCGCGTTGCGTGAACCGGTCGACACGTTCTTCAACGACGTCATGGTCAACGCCGAAGATCCGGCGTTGCGCGCCAACCGTCTGGCTTTGCTCGGCGCGCTGCATCAGCAGATGAATTGCGTCGCCGACATTTCCCGACTCGCCGCCTGA
- the glyQ gene encoding glycine--tRNA ligase subunit alpha, with protein MLTFQQIILTLQSYWDKQGCALLQPIDMEVGAGTSHVHTFLRAIGPEPWRAAYVQPSRRPKDGRYGENPNRLQHYYQYQVVLKPAPENILDLYLGSLEALGFDLKQNDVRFVEDDWENPTLGAWGLGWEVWLNGMEVTQFTYFQQVGGLDCKPVLGEITYGLERLAMYLQKVENVYDLVWTEWEEQGPNGPELRRLTYGDVYHQNEVEQSTYNFEHANVDLLFTFFNSYEAEAKRMIDAQIALPAYELVLKAGHTFNLLDARGAISVTERAAYIGRIRALSRLVAQAYYDSREKLGFPMLGNPVHGVPGLTTDAQDAAMPAWAPPLKVERKIDQD; from the coding sequence ATGCTCACGTTTCAGCAAATCATCCTGACACTGCAGTCCTACTGGGATAAGCAGGGTTGCGCGTTGCTCCAGCCAATCGACATGGAAGTCGGCGCGGGCACGTCCCACGTCCACACCTTCCTGCGCGCGATCGGTCCGGAACCGTGGCGAGCCGCCTATGTGCAGCCGTCGCGCCGACCGAAAGACGGCCGCTATGGTGAGAACCCGAACCGCCTGCAGCATTACTACCAGTACCAGGTCGTGCTGAAGCCGGCGCCGGAAAACATTCTCGATCTGTACCTCGGCTCGCTGGAAGCGCTCGGTTTCGACCTGAAGCAGAACGACGTGCGTTTTGTCGAAGACGACTGGGAAAACCCCACGCTCGGCGCCTGGGGTCTCGGCTGGGAAGTGTGGCTGAACGGCATGGAAGTAACCCAGTTCACCTACTTCCAGCAAGTCGGCGGTCTGGATTGCAAGCCGGTGCTGGGTGAAATCACCTACGGTCTCGAACGTCTGGCCATGTATCTGCAGAAGGTCGAGAACGTGTACGACCTGGTCTGGACCGAGTGGGAAGAGCAAGGCCCGAACGGCCCGGAACTCCGTCGCCTGACTTACGGCGACGTGTATCACCAGAACGAGGTCGAACAGTCGACCTACAACTTCGAGCATGCGAACGTCGATCTGCTGTTCACGTTCTTCAACAGCTACGAAGCAGAAGCCAAGCGCATGATCGACGCACAGATCGCGCTGCCCGCTTATGAGCTGGTGCTGAAGGCCGGCCACACGTTCAACCTGCTGGACGCCCGCGGCGCGATTTCCGTCACGGAACGCGCAGCGTATATCGGCCGGATTCGCGCGCTGTCGCGTCTGGTCGCACAGGCTTACTACGACTCGCGCGAAAAGCTCGGCTTCCCGATGCTCGGCAATCCGGTGCACGGCGTGCCCGGCCTGACCACCGACGCACAGGATGCCGCAATGCCCGCGTGGGCGCCGCCGCTGAAAGTCGAACGCAAGATCGACCAGGACTGA
- a CDS encoding FkbM family methyltransferase: MATPSSFPLPLGEHTQLVQTRHGWMLANPNDFYLGRAIIEYGECCELESAVLRQLLVQPGIVVEVGANIGVHTIMLAHEAQARRQVLVAFEPQPVIFQNLCANLAANGVRNVLAWPYACGAAAGTLHFARPDYDAPGNFGGVSMQTEAAANTLPVPCVRLDDVLRSHTVGPLKLDVEGFELNALLGAEETIARSRPVIYVENDRLDRSQALIE; encoded by the coding sequence ATGGCTACGCCTTCTTCTTTTCCGCTGCCGCTCGGCGAGCACACGCAACTCGTCCAGACCCGTCATGGCTGGATGCTCGCCAATCCGAACGATTTCTATCTCGGCCGCGCAATCATCGAATATGGTGAATGCTGCGAACTCGAATCGGCTGTGTTGCGACAGTTGCTGGTGCAGCCAGGCATCGTCGTGGAAGTCGGTGCGAATATCGGCGTGCATACGATCATGCTGGCTCATGAGGCGCAGGCGCGCCGCCAGGTGCTGGTCGCTTTCGAACCGCAGCCGGTGATCTTTCAGAACCTCTGTGCGAATCTCGCGGCCAACGGTGTGCGCAATGTACTGGCCTGGCCGTATGCGTGTGGGGCGGCTGCGGGAACGCTGCATTTTGCGCGGCCCGATTATGACGCGCCGGGCAACTTTGGCGGCGTGTCGATGCAGACAGAGGCAGCGGCGAATACGCTCCCGGTTCCGTGCGTGCGGCTGGACGATGTACTGCGCTCGCATACCGTGGGGCCGCTGAAACTCGACGTGGAAGGGTTCGAGTTGAATGCACTGCTGGGCGCGGAGGAAACCATCGCCCGTTCGCGACCGGTGATTTACGTGGAAAACGACCGGCTTGATCGGTCGCAGGCGTTGATTGAGTAG
- a CDS encoding FMN-binding glutamate synthase family protein has product MFSRRYLAMWCAVVLLAACAVLAATHHVSWFWIIVPVALVALGLFDLTQDRHAILRNYPLWGHFRFLFEFIRPEIRQYFVEDDTDEKPFSRAQRSIVYQRAKNDVDSRPYGTELDVKAVAHEWISHSLAPTKLDNHDFRLVVGPDRAQPYSMSIFNVSAMSFGSLSANAIMALNLGAKKGNFAHDTGEGSMSKYHREHGGDIIWEIASGYFGCRNDDGTFSAEKFAKQAAVPQVKMIEVKLSQGAKPGHGGVLPAAKITPEIAETRGVPMGRDCISPATHSEFSSPRSLLEFVDRLRTLSGGKPTGFKLCIGHPWEFFGIAKAMLETGILPDFIVVDGAEGGTGAAPLEFTDHVGVPLQEGLLLVHNTLVGIGLRQRIRIGASGKMITAFDITKTLAIGADWVNAARGFMFAVGCIQAQTCHTGRCPTGVATQDPVRQRALVVPDKADRVFNFHHNTLHALKEIIQAAGLKHPAELRAHHIVRRVSSHEVRLMSELLKYLEPNDLLNGNYRYTLYEKYWPMAQSESFAPKVELAAT; this is encoded by the coding sequence ATGTTTTCTCGACGTTATCTGGCGATGTGGTGCGCAGTCGTTCTGCTCGCAGCCTGTGCAGTACTCGCCGCGACGCATCACGTTTCCTGGTTCTGGATCATCGTGCCGGTGGCACTCGTCGCGCTCGGTCTGTTCGACCTGACGCAGGACCGCCACGCGATTCTGCGCAACTATCCGCTGTGGGGTCACTTCCGCTTCCTGTTCGAATTCATCCGCCCGGAAATCCGCCAGTATTTCGTCGAGGACGATACCGACGAGAAACCGTTCTCGCGCGCGCAACGCAGCATCGTCTATCAGCGCGCGAAGAACGACGTGGATAGCCGCCCGTATGGCACGGAACTCGACGTCAAAGCCGTCGCGCACGAATGGATCAGCCACTCGCTCGCGCCGACAAAGCTCGATAACCACGACTTCCGGCTCGTAGTCGGCCCCGACCGCGCACAGCCTTATTCGATGTCGATCTTCAACGTCTCCGCGATGAGCTTCGGCTCGTTGTCGGCGAACGCGATCATGGCGCTGAACCTCGGCGCGAAGAAAGGCAATTTCGCGCACGACACGGGCGAAGGTTCGATGTCGAAATACCACCGCGAGCATGGCGGCGACATCATCTGGGAAATCGCTTCGGGCTACTTCGGCTGCCGCAACGACGACGGCACTTTCAGCGCGGAGAAGTTCGCGAAGCAGGCCGCCGTGCCGCAAGTGAAGATGATCGAGGTGAAGCTCTCGCAAGGGGCGAAACCCGGTCACGGCGGCGTGCTGCCGGCCGCCAAGATCACGCCCGAAATTGCGGAGACGCGCGGCGTGCCGATGGGTCGCGATTGCATCTCGCCTGCCACCCACTCTGAATTCTCGTCGCCGCGCAGCCTGCTCGAATTCGTCGACCGTTTGCGCACGCTGTCTGGCGGCAAGCCGACCGGGTTCAAGCTGTGCATCGGGCATCCGTGGGAATTCTTCGGCATTGCGAAGGCGATGCTGGAAACGGGCATTCTGCCGGACTTCATCGTGGTTGACGGTGCGGAGGGCGGCACGGGCGCGGCGCCACTGGAGTTCACCGATCACGTCGGCGTGCCGTTGCAGGAAGGCCTGCTGCTGGTGCACAACACGCTGGTTGGCATCGGCTTGCGTCAGCGCATTCGCATCGGCGCGAGCGGCAAGATGATTACCGCATTCGACATCACGAAGACGCTCGCGATCGGCGCGGATTGGGTCAACGCCGCGCGTGGCTTCATGTTCGCAGTGGGTTGCATCCAGGCGCAGACCTGCCACACCGGCCGTTGCCCGACCGGTGTGGCGACGCAGGACCCGGTGCGTCAGCGCGCTTTGGTGGTGCCGGACAAGGCCGACCGTGTCTTCAACTTCCATCACAACACGCTGCATGCGCTGAAGGAAATCATTCAGGCCGCGGGGCTCAAGCATCCGGCGGAATTGCGCGCGCATCACATCGTGCGGCGCGTGTCGTCGCATGAAGTGCGCTTGATGTCCGAGCTGCTGAAGTATCTCGAACCGAACGATCTGCTGAACGGCAACTATCGCTACACCCTGTACGAGAAATATTGGCCTATGGCGCAAAGCGAATCGTTTGCGCCAAAAGTCGAACTGGCCGCGACGTAG
- the mnmA gene encoding tRNA 2-thiouridine(34) synthase MnmA, whose amino-acid sequence MSKQKVVVGMSGGVDSSVTAWLLKEQGYDVVGLFMKNWEDDDDSEYCSTRQDWIDVVSVADLIGIDVEAVNFAAEYKDRVFAEFLREYSAGRTPNPDVLCNAEIKFKAFLDHAMSLGAETIATGHYARVRENNGRFELMKAFDHTKDQSYFLHRLNQAQLSKTLFPLGEIPKTKVREIAEQIALPNAKKKDSTGICFIGERPFRDFLNRYLPTQPGPMKTTDGKVIGEHIGLAFYTFGQRKGIGLGGSKDGSGEPWFVAGKDIASNTLYVAQGHDHPWLLSHTLSAGNTSWVAGEPPAEGFACGAKTRYRQADAPCSFGAAASAAGVGEGLFELNFDDAQWAVTPGQSAVLYDGDVCLGGGIIEHAVTGQPTARQPQKAALLTAR is encoded by the coding sequence ATGAGCAAGCAGAAAGTCGTAGTAGGCATGTCGGGCGGCGTCGATTCGTCGGTTACCGCGTGGCTGCTGAAGGAACAGGGCTACGACGTGGTCGGCCTGTTCATGAAAAACTGGGAAGACGATGACGACAGCGAGTACTGCTCGACGCGGCAGGACTGGATCGACGTCGTGTCGGTGGCGGACCTGATCGGCATCGACGTCGAGGCGGTCAACTTCGCCGCCGAGTACAAAGACCGCGTGTTCGCCGAATTCCTCCGCGAATACTCGGCCGGCCGCACGCCGAATCCCGACGTGCTGTGCAACGCCGAAATCAAGTTCAAGGCCTTCCTCGATCACGCGATGTCGCTCGGCGCGGAAACCATCGCGACCGGCCACTATGCGCGCGTGCGCGAGAACAACGGCCGCTTCGAACTGATGAAGGCCTTCGATCATACGAAAGACCAGTCGTACTTCCTGCATCGGCTGAACCAGGCGCAGTTGTCGAAGACGCTGTTTCCGCTCGGCGAGATTCCGAAAACCAAAGTCCGCGAGATCGCTGAACAGATCGCGCTGCCGAACGCGAAGAAGAAGGATTCGACCGGTATCTGCTTTATTGGCGAACGGCCGTTCCGCGACTTCCTGAACCGCTATCTGCCGACCCAACCCGGTCCGATGAAAACCACCGACGGCAAAGTGATCGGCGAACACATCGGCCTCGCGTTCTACACGTTCGGCCAGCGCAAGGGCATCGGCCTCGGCGGCAGCAAGGACGGCAGCGGCGAGCCGTGGTTCGTCGCCGGCAAGGATATTGCGTCGAACACGCTGTATGTTGCGCAAGGCCACGACCATCCGTGGCTGCTAAGCCATACGTTGAGCGCGGGTAATACCAGCTGGGTCGCGGGCGAGCCGCCGGCTGAAGGCTTCGCTTGCGGCGCGAAAACCCGCTATCGGCAAGCGGATGCGCCGTGCTCCTTCGGCGCGGCGGCCAGCGCCGCAGGTGTCGGCGAAGGCCTCTTCGAACTGAATTTCGACGACGCCCAATGGGCTGTCACACCGGGGCAATCGGCGGTGCTCTACGATGGCGACGTGTGTCTCGGCGGCGGCATCATCGAACACGCGGTGACCGGGCAGCCAACGGCGCGCCAGCCGCAAAAAGCAGCGTTGCTGACCGCCCGTTGA
- a CDS encoding NUDIX hydrolase, giving the protein MKPETWLPHVTVAAIVERDGRFLVVEEHTADGLRLNQPAGHLEAGETLLDAVIRETLEETAHPFTPEALVGMYMTHFERPGSEGVTYLRFTYCGTNGEADLERALDPEIVRTLWMSADELRACPERHRTPLVMQCLDDYLAGRRFPLDFVHTHSVGRKQV; this is encoded by the coding sequence ATGAAACCGGAAACTTGGCTGCCGCACGTCACCGTTGCGGCCATCGTCGAGCGTGACGGGCGTTTTCTCGTTGTCGAGGAACATACCGCCGACGGCCTGCGCCTGAATCAGCCCGCCGGGCACCTGGAAGCGGGCGAAACGCTTCTGGACGCGGTGATCCGCGAGACGCTCGAAGAAACCGCGCATCCGTTCACGCCCGAGGCGCTGGTCGGCATGTATATGACGCATTTCGAGCGACCCGGCAGTGAGGGCGTGACGTATCTGCGCTTCACCTATTGCGGCACGAACGGCGAAGCGGATCTTGAGCGCGCGCTCGATCCCGAGATCGTCCGCACGCTGTGGATGAGCGCCGACGAATTGCGCGCCTGCCCTGAACGGCACCGCACGCCGCTCGTCATGCAATGTCTCGACGATTACCTCGCCGGACGGCGTTTCCCGCTCGACTTCGTGCACACGCATTCGGTCGGGCGCAAACAGGTTTAA
- a CDS encoding Re/Si-specific NAD(P)(+) transhydrogenase subunit alpha: MHIGVPAETRAHETRVAATPETVKKYVTQGHRVTIQSGAGTGASFPDDAFTAAGAEIVDAATAFGADLVLKVQSPTDAELPLLKRGATLVGMLDPFNAENSSKLAAAGITAFALEAAPRTTRAQSLDVLSSQANIAGYKAVLLAATLYPRFMPMLMTAAGTVKAARVLILGAGVAGLQAIATAKRLGAVIEASDVRPAVKEQIESLGAKFLDVPNETDEEREAAQGVGGYARPMPPSWLARQSALVHERAKQADVVISTALIPGRAAPTLISVETVQAMKPGSVLVDLAAGRGAEYEGRRGGNCPLTEADQVVTKHGVQIVGYTNLASMVPADASSLYARNLLDFLKLIISKEGALNIDLADDIVAATLLARDGEVTRKA, from the coding sequence ATGCACATCGGAGTGCCAGCCGAGACGCGCGCGCACGAAACCCGCGTCGCCGCGACGCCCGAAACGGTCAAGAAGTACGTGACCCAGGGCCACCGGGTCACGATCCAGAGCGGCGCCGGCACCGGCGCGAGCTTTCCTGACGATGCTTTTACAGCCGCCGGCGCGGAAATTGTCGACGCGGCCACCGCTTTTGGGGCCGATCTGGTCCTCAAGGTCCAGTCCCCGACCGATGCCGAACTGCCGCTGCTCAAGCGCGGCGCGACGCTGGTCGGTATGCTCGATCCCTTTAATGCCGAAAACTCATCAAAGCTGGCGGCAGCGGGCATAACCGCGTTCGCTCTGGAAGCCGCGCCGCGTACCACGCGCGCGCAGAGCCTTGACGTGCTGTCGTCGCAGGCAAACATCGCGGGCTACAAGGCGGTGCTGCTGGCCGCCACGCTCTATCCGCGTTTCATGCCGATGCTGATGACCGCCGCGGGCACCGTGAAAGCAGCGCGCGTGCTGATTCTCGGCGCGGGTGTGGCGGGTCTGCAGGCGATTGCGACCGCCAAGCGCCTCGGCGCCGTGATCGAAGCGTCCGACGTGCGTCCGGCCGTCAAGGAGCAGATCGAATCGCTCGGCGCCAAATTTCTCGACGTCCCGAACGAAACCGACGAGGAGCGCGAAGCCGCGCAGGGTGTAGGTGGCTATGCGCGGCCGATGCCGCCTTCGTGGCTTGCGCGTCAGTCCGCACTGGTTCACGAGCGCGCGAAACAGGCCGATGTGGTGATCTCGACCGCCTTGATCCCAGGTCGCGCCGCACCGACGCTGATCTCGGTGGAAACCGTGCAGGCCATGAAACCCGGTTCCGTGCTGGTGGACCTCGCGGCAGGCCGGGGCGCGGAATACGAAGGCCGGCGCGGCGGCAACTGTCCGCTCACCGAAGCGGACCAGGTCGTCACGAAACACGGCGTGCAGATCGTCGGCTATACGAATCTGGCCTCGATGGTGCCCGCCGACGCGTCGTCTTTATACGCACGCAACCTGCTCGACTTCCTGAAGCTGATCATCAGCAAGGAAGGCGCCCTGAACATCGATCTCGCGGACGACATCGTCGCGGCCACACTTCTGGCCCGTGATGGTGAAGTCACGCGCAAGGCATAG
- a CDS encoding NAD(P) transhydrogenase subunit alpha, which yields MEVINHTVINLIIFVLAIYVGYHVVWNVTPALHTPLMAVTNAISAIVIVGAMLAAGLTVGDTGKFFGTLAVALAAVNVFGGFLVTRRMLEMFRKKEPKKLPAVAKENA from the coding sequence ATGGAAGTCATCAACCACACCGTCATCAACCTGATCATCTTTGTGCTGGCGATTTACGTCGGCTACCACGTCGTCTGGAACGTCACGCCCGCGCTGCACACGCCGCTGATGGCGGTGACCAACGCGATCTCGGCGATCGTGATCGTCGGCGCGATGCTGGCAGCTGGCCTCACCGTAGGCGACACCGGCAAGTTCTTCGGCACGCTGGCCGTCGCGCTCGCGGCGGTCAACGTGTTCGGCGGCTTTCTCGTGACGAGGCGAATGCTGGAGATGTTCAGGAAGAAAGAGCCGAAGAAGCTCCCCGCCGTTGCCAAGGAGAACGCGTAA
- a CDS encoding NAD(P)(+) transhydrogenase (Re/Si-specific) subunit beta, with the protein MSLNVVTLLYLVASVCFIQALKGLSNPKTARTGNTFGMVGMAIAILTTIALIVKQANALGSNLGLGLGLLLVALVIGGAIGAFVAARVEMTKMPELVAAMHSLIGLAAVCIAYAVVSEPSAFGLVDPDNPIPGFLPYGNRVELFIGTFVGAITFSGSVIAFGKLSGKYRFRLFQGAPVVYAGQHLINLMLAIAMLGFGVIFFLTQSWLPFIIMTLIAFVLGVLIIIPIGGADMPVVVSMLNSYSGWAAAGIGFSLNNPMLIIAGSLVGSSGAILSYIMCRAMNRSFFNVILGGFGNEAGAAAAGGSVEQRPVKSGSADDASFMLGNAETVVIVPGYGLAVARAQHALKELTDKLVEKGIEVKYAIHPVAGRMPGHMNVLLAEAEVPYDMVYEMDDINGEFGQVDVVLVLGANDVVNPAAKNDPKSPIAGMPIIEAYKARTVIVNKRSMAAGYAGLDNDLFYMDRTMMVFGDAKKVIEDMVKAVE; encoded by the coding sequence ATGAGTCTGAATGTCGTCACGCTGCTTTATCTGGTCGCGTCGGTCTGTTTCATTCAGGCGCTCAAAGGGCTGTCGAATCCGAAGACGGCACGCACCGGCAATACCTTCGGCATGGTCGGGATGGCGATTGCGATCCTCACCACCATCGCGCTGATCGTCAAACAGGCTAATGCGCTCGGCTCGAATCTCGGGTTGGGGCTTGGTCTGCTGCTGGTCGCACTGGTGATCGGCGGCGCGATTGGCGCGTTCGTCGCCGCGCGCGTCGAGATGACCAAGATGCCGGAACTGGTCGCGGCAATGCACTCGCTGATCGGTCTTGCCGCCGTGTGTATCGCCTATGCGGTGGTGTCGGAGCCGTCCGCCTTCGGCCTCGTCGATCCGGACAATCCGATTCCGGGCTTCCTGCCGTATGGCAATCGCGTCGAGTTGTTCATCGGCACGTTCGTCGGCGCGATTACGTTCTCCGGTTCGGTGATCGCGTTCGGCAAGCTGTCGGGAAAGTACAGGTTCCGCCTGTTTCAGGGCGCACCGGTGGTTTATGCGGGACAGCATCTGATCAACCTGATGCTCGCGATCGCGATGCTCGGCTTCGGCGTGATCTTCTTCCTTACGCAATCGTGGCTGCCGTTCATCATCATGACGCTGATCGCGTTCGTGCTCGGCGTGCTGATCATCATCCCGATCGGCGGCGCGGATATGCCGGTGGTGGTGTCGATGCTCAACTCGTACTCGGGCTGGGCGGCGGCGGGCATTGGTTTCTCGCTGAACAATCCGATGCTGATCATCGCGGGCTCGCTGGTGGGTTCGTCGGGTGCGATCCTCTCGTACATCATGTGTCGTGCGATGAACCGCTCGTTCTTCAACGTGATTCTCGGTGGCTTCGGTAACGAGGCGGGTGCGGCTGCGGCGGGCGGATCGGTGGAGCAGCGTCCGGTGAAATCCGGTTCGGCTGATGATGCTTCGTTCATGCTCGGCAATGCGGAAACCGTGGTGATCGTACCGGGTTATGGTCTCGCCGTGGCGCGTGCGCAGCATGCGTTGAAGGAGCTGACCGACAAGCTGGTCGAGAAGGGCATCGAGGTGAAGTACGCGATTCACCCCGTGGCCGGCCGGATGCCGGGTCACATGAACGTGCTGCTCGCGGAAGCCGAAGTGCCGTACGACATGGTCTACGAAATGGACGATATCAACGGCGAGTTTGGTCAGGTCGACGTGGTGCTGGTGCTCGGCGCGAACGACGTGGTGAATCCGGCCGCGAAGAACGATCCGAAGTCGCCGATCGCGGGCATGCCGATCATCGAGGCCTATAAGGCGCGCACGGTGATCGTGAACAAGCGTTCGATGGCCGCGGGTTACGCCGGTCTCGACAACGACCTGTTCTACATGGACAGGACGATGATGGTGTTCGGCGACGCGAAGAAGGTGATTGAGGATATGGTGAAGGCGGTGGAGTAA
- a CDS encoding YafY family protein: MRRYHRGTVPVLFYKTPTMTRRADRLFQIAELLRGRRLTTAQQLADWLNISLRTVYRDVRDLQLSGVPIEGEAGIGYRLSRAASLPPLTFTVDELAALAAGARMLESWGGAGFASGARGALAKIASAMPADKRATLERLPIFAPSFHIKAEFSARVDVLHRAIDARQVVSFAYTDANGAATERRVWPLALAYWGARWTLGAWCELRRDFRNFGLEKIRDLQVLEAYPDQEGRRLADLMRHVNAKPR; the protein is encoded by the coding sequence ATGCGGCGCTATCATCGCGGGACAGTCCCTGTCCTTTTCTACAAGACGCCCACGATGACGCGCCGCGCCGACCGCCTGTTCCAGATCGCCGAACTGCTACGCGGACGGCGTCTGACCACCGCGCAACAACTCGCCGACTGGCTGAATATCTCGTTGCGCACGGTCTATCGCGACGTGCGCGATCTGCAATTGTCAGGCGTGCCAATCGAAGGCGAAGCGGGCATCGGCTACCGCTTGAGCCGCGCGGCGAGCCTGCCGCCCCTCACCTTCACCGTCGACGAACTCGCCGCGCTCGCAGCGGGCGCGCGGATGCTCGAATCGTGGGGCGGCGCCGGCTTTGCGAGCGGCGCGCGCGGGGCCTTGGCGAAGATCGCCTCGGCAATGCCCGCCGACAAGCGCGCAACGCTCGAACGTCTGCCGATCTTCGCGCCGTCGTTTCACATCAAGGCGGAATTTTCAGCCAGGGTGGACGTGCTGCATCGGGCGATCGACGCGCGTCAGGTGGTGAGTTTCGCCTATACCGATGCAAATGGCGCGGCGACCGAGCGGCGCGTGTGGCCGCTGGCGCTGGCGTATTGGGGCGCGCGCTGGACGCTCGGCGCATGGTGCGAATTGCGCCGCGATTTTCGCAATTTCGGGTTGGAAAAGATCCGGGATCTTCAGGTGCTCGAAGCGTATCCGGATCAGGAAGGACGACGGCTGGCGGATTTGATGCGGCATGTGAATGCGAAGCCGCGGTGA